One window of Nocardia nova SH22a genomic DNA carries:
- a CDS encoding membrane protein gives MTAQTGNAFTHYKLPQITVMFWVLKIAATTLGETGGDMISQTLKLGYVAATVVFLAIFVVSLIAQLRAHRFHPALYWTVIAATSTAGTTMSDLINRGPGHGTATDGGLGYGAGAAILIAGLALVFVVWKFSGQTYDVTGITTLRGELLYWAAILLSNTLGTSTGDFLSDSSGLGYWGSAVLIAGIMAAILAAHYFTKIPGPLLFWIAFILTRPLGATGGDLLSKPRSSGGLGLGTYGTSAVLLAILVAGIALTHRQQRARAGSEFEPVLAADETPTAAKDSTPRERRPSGERR, from the coding sequence ATGACTGCGCAGACCGGCAATGCGTTCACCCACTACAAACTGCCACAGATCACCGTCATGTTCTGGGTGCTCAAGATCGCCGCGACCACCCTGGGGGAGACCGGCGGCGACATGATCTCGCAGACGCTGAAACTCGGATACGTCGCTGCCACAGTGGTATTCCTGGCGATCTTCGTCGTCAGCCTCATCGCCCAGCTGCGGGCGCACCGGTTCCATCCCGCCCTGTACTGGACCGTGATCGCCGCGACCAGTACCGCGGGCACCACGATGTCGGATCTGATCAATCGCGGGCCCGGCCACGGCACCGCCACCGACGGCGGGCTCGGTTACGGTGCGGGCGCGGCGATCCTCATCGCCGGTCTGGCGCTGGTGTTCGTCGTCTGGAAATTCAGCGGGCAGACCTACGACGTCACCGGCATCACCACGCTCCGCGGTGAACTGCTGTACTGGGCGGCGATTCTGCTGTCGAACACGCTGGGCACGTCGACCGGCGACTTCCTGTCCGACAGTTCGGGACTGGGCTACTGGGGCAGCGCGGTGCTGATCGCCGGGATCATGGCCGCGATCCTCGCCGCGCACTACTTCACGAAAATCCCTGGGCCGCTGCTGTTCTGGATCGCGTTCATCCTCACCCGCCCGCTCGGCGCCACCGGGGGCGATCTGCTGTCCAAACCCCGGTCCTCGGGTGGGCTGGGGCTGGGCACTTATGGCACGTCGGCGGTGCTGCTGGCGATCCTGGTGGCGGGCATCGCCCTCACCCACCGGCAGCAGCGCGCCCGGGCGGGCAGCGAGTTCGAACCCGTGCTCGCCGCGGATGAAACACCCACCGCCGCAAAGGATTCGACTCCGCGGGAGCGGCGTCCCTCGGGCGAGCGCCGGTGA
- a CDS encoding acyl-CoA dehydrogenase, giving the protein MPVALTADQTALAAAVGGFADRHRTREYTREHTDRLSDGELPAFWADLVALGLPGVHLPEETGGQGGTLDEIAVVLAESGRALLPGPLLPSVITSTVVASAESAEAAGDVLRGFAAGRTGATLGPGHGVRITATGLSGDTGPVLGAASAEVLLVAASDDDATRWFLVERAAPGVRIEARAGSDLGRDVAVVHLHEAAGTELTGIDTGYAEAVATAFMAAEAAGVIRWCSDTATEYVKARKQFGRPVGSFQAVQHRAAQLLIASELATSAAWDAVRGLADDPDQRTHAVAGAAIATLGNAVHAAVECLCLHGAIGFTWEHDLHLYWRRAISLAGLGGCAEDWERRLGEVALGGPRNFAVPLPDTDSAFREWVSEILDRAAALDNPNPGKIGDHDATNTGPRRTLLADSGLVSPPMPRPWGIEAGPLEQLILQDEYDRHGITQPSMGIGQWVVPIVLQRGTPAQLARLAAPALRGEEIWCQLMSEPEAGSDVASLSLRATPDGDGWRLNGQKIWTTLAHRCDWGLLLARTDPEAGRHRGLTMFLVDMHGPGVTVRPITQASGAAEFNEVFFDDAFVPGDMVLGEVGQGWALTLETLAQERLFIGGVRDPGHNARIAGIIERAEYAGSRENALRVLGRISARGAAISAMNLRETIRRLDGHGIGPATSISKAAAAMLHADAAAAALELVGPAAAWSEKDREVVHHELDIPTWLIGGGTLEIQLNTIATLVMGLPRK; this is encoded by the coding sequence GTGCCCGTAGCCCTGACCGCCGATCAGACGGCGCTGGCGGCGGCCGTCGGCGGATTCGCCGACCGTCACCGCACCCGCGAATACACCCGCGAGCACACCGATCGGCTCTCCGACGGTGAACTCCCCGCCTTCTGGGCGGATCTGGTCGCGCTCGGACTGCCCGGTGTGCATCTGCCCGAAGAGACGGGCGGACAGGGCGGAACGCTGGACGAGATCGCGGTGGTGCTCGCCGAATCCGGGCGGGCGCTGCTGCCCGGGCCGCTACTGCCGTCGGTGATCACGAGCACCGTCGTCGCCTCCGCGGAATCCGCCGAGGCGGCCGGTGATGTGTTGCGGGGGTTCGCCGCGGGCCGCACCGGCGCGACACTGGGCCCCGGACACGGTGTGCGGATCACCGCGACCGGGTTGAGCGGCGACACCGGCCCGGTACTGGGCGCCGCCTCGGCCGAGGTACTTCTCGTGGCCGCCTCCGACGACGACGCGACGCGCTGGTTCCTGGTGGAACGTGCCGCGCCGGGTGTGCGGATCGAGGCCCGGGCCGGTTCGGATCTGGGGCGCGATGTCGCCGTCGTCCACCTGCACGAGGCCGCCGGAACCGAACTCACCGGCATCGACACCGGCTACGCCGAGGCGGTCGCCACCGCCTTCATGGCGGCCGAGGCCGCCGGGGTGATCCGCTGGTGTTCGGACACCGCGACCGAATATGTGAAGGCCCGTAAGCAATTCGGGCGCCCCGTCGGCTCTTTTCAGGCCGTCCAGCACCGTGCCGCGCAATTGCTGATCGCCAGCGAGCTCGCCACCTCGGCGGCCTGGGACGCGGTGCGCGGTCTGGCCGACGATCCCGATCAGCGCACGCACGCGGTGGCCGGCGCCGCGATCGCGACCCTCGGCAACGCCGTGCACGCGGCCGTGGAATGTCTGTGCCTGCACGGCGCGATCGGCTTCACCTGGGAGCACGATCTGCATCTGTACTGGCGGCGGGCGATATCGCTGGCCGGTCTCGGCGGCTGTGCGGAGGATTGGGAACGCCGCCTCGGAGAGGTCGCACTCGGTGGCCCGCGCAACTTCGCGGTGCCGCTGCCGGACACCGATTCGGCCTTCCGCGAATGGGTTTCGGAGATCCTGGATCGCGCCGCCGCACTGGACAACCCGAATCCCGGCAAGATCGGCGACCACGACGCCACGAACACCGGCCCCCGCCGCACGCTGCTCGCCGATTCCGGCCTGGTGTCACCACCCATGCCCCGGCCGTGGGGTATCGAGGCCGGACCGCTGGAACAGCTGATCCTGCAGGACGAATACGACAGGCACGGAATCACCCAGCCCTCCATGGGAATCGGGCAGTGGGTGGTGCCGATCGTGCTGCAGCGCGGCACGCCCGCACAACTGGCCCGGCTGGCCGCCCCCGCGCTGCGCGGCGAGGAGATCTGGTGCCAGCTGATGAGCGAACCGGAGGCGGGCTCCGATGTCGCGTCGCTGAGCCTGCGCGCCACCCCGGACGGCGACGGCTGGCGGCTGAACGGCCAGAAGATCTGGACCACCCTGGCGCACCGCTGCGACTGGGGACTGCTGCTGGCCCGCACCGATCCCGAGGCCGGACGCCATCGCGGCCTGACCATGTTCCTGGTCGACATGCACGGCCCGGGCGTGACGGTCCGCCCGATCACCCAGGCCAGCGGTGCGGCCGAATTCAACGAGGTGTTCTTCGACGACGCCTTCGTCCCCGGCGACATGGTCCTGGGCGAGGTCGGCCAGGGCTGGGCGCTGACCCTGGAAACCCTTGCCCAGGAACGGCTTTTCATCGGCGGCGTCCGCGATCCCGGGCACAACGCCCGCATCGCCGGAATCATCGAACGGGCGGAGTACGCGGGCAGCCGCGAGAACGCCCTGCGGGTGCTGGGCCGCATCAGCGCCCGCGGCGCCGCCATCTCGGCGATGAACCTGCGCGAGACCATCCGCCGCCTCGACGGTCACGGAATCGGCCCCGCCACAAGTATTTCCAAGGCCGCGGCCGCCATGCTGCACGCCGATGCGGCGGCCGCCGCGCTCGAACTCGTCGGCCCCGCCGCCGCGTGGAGCGAGAAGGACCGCGAGGTCGTGCACCACGAACTGGACATCCCGACCTGGCTGATCGGCGGCGGCACGCTGGAGATCCAGCTCAACACCATCGCCACCCTGGTCATGGGCCTGCCACGCAAGTAG
- a CDS encoding TetR family transcriptional regulator, which produces MTTPDHRDSGKAARILAAAQELVFKRGFRGVTIAEIADRAHVGKGTVYLYWSTKEDLFHGLFARDFLAMLDEYVDMLTADPDLCRPHRLFPRLVTGALTHPFVRALHTRDSDLLGVLAEHPRSRDMFATLGPGALMHMVLPVWRRHRLARTDWPLDRQAYALRALMTGFLDSETTTPPAESGLPQEERSDAMSAAVTALLGPEAAGPDDIRATADEGLRLLHEAREAILASITPDRK; this is translated from the coding sequence ATTACCACACCGGACCACCGGGACTCCGGCAAGGCGGCCCGAATCCTCGCCGCCGCACAGGAACTCGTCTTCAAGCGCGGGTTCAGGGGCGTCACGATCGCCGAGATCGCGGACCGGGCGCACGTCGGCAAGGGCACGGTGTATCTGTACTGGAGCACCAAGGAAGATCTGTTCCACGGACTGTTCGCCCGGGACTTCCTGGCCATGCTGGACGAATACGTCGACATGCTCACCGCCGACCCGGACCTGTGCCGGCCGCACCGGCTGTTTCCCCGGCTCGTCACCGGTGCGCTGACCCATCCGTTCGTGCGTGCCCTGCACACCCGCGACTCCGACCTGCTGGGCGTGCTCGCCGAGCATCCGCGCAGCAGGGACATGTTCGCGACGCTGGGGCCCGGCGCCCTGATGCACATGGTGTTGCCGGTGTGGCGCCGCCACCGGCTGGCACGCACCGATTGGCCGCTGGATCGGCAGGCCTACGCACTGCGCGCGCTGATGACGGGATTTCTCGACAGCGAGACCACCACGCCGCCCGCCGAATCCGGGCTCCCGCAGGAGGAACGCTCCGATGCCATGTCCGCGGCGGTGACCGCGTTACTCGGACCCGAAGCGGCCGGTCCGGACGATATCCGGGCCACCGCTGACGAGGGCTTGCGGCTGCTGCACGAAGCCCGCGAGGCGATACTCGCGTCCATAACCCCCGACCGGAAGTAG
- the efeB gene encoding iron uptake transporter deferrochelatase/peroxidase subunit has product MSRDRDRAARPPTVSRRGLFGTAGAGVLAAGAGVVAGRMSGGAAETATGGVEPFRGPHQSGILTPAQDRLHFVAFDVRTDSRAELIELLKTWTAMAERMTAGREATPDGAVGGGAQQPPTDTGEALDLPASHLTLTIGFGPTLFSTSAGADRFGLAARKPHALRDIPKFTRDALDPARSGGDIAIQACADDPQVAVHAIRNLARAGFGVVSVRWSQLGFGRTSSTSTQQTTPRNLFGFKDGTRNIKSEDHEAVSRFVWVDPHDDQAWMGGGSYLVARRIQMLIEPWDRTSLHEQQRVIGRSKDTGAPLGGTHEFDELDLQSAGPTGPLIDTDAHVRLASAEALGGIQILRRGYNFTDGSDGFGHLDAGLFFIAYCRNPHTQFVPMQENLSRNDAMNEYIKHVGSAVFAVPPGAGSGEYWGSTLFAS; this is encoded by the coding sequence TTGTCGCGGGATCGTGACCGCGCTGCCCGGCCGCCGACGGTGTCGCGGCGAGGATTGTTCGGCACCGCAGGTGCCGGAGTGCTCGCCGCGGGAGCCGGGGTGGTGGCCGGTCGGATGTCGGGTGGCGCGGCCGAAACCGCTACCGGCGGAGTCGAACCCTTTCGCGGTCCGCATCAGAGCGGGATCCTCACCCCGGCGCAGGACCGGCTGCATTTCGTCGCATTCGACGTACGGACGGACTCGCGCGCCGAGCTGATCGAGCTGCTGAAGACGTGGACCGCCATGGCCGAGCGAATGACCGCGGGCCGGGAAGCGACCCCGGACGGCGCCGTGGGCGGCGGCGCCCAGCAGCCGCCCACCGACACCGGAGAAGCCCTGGACCTGCCCGCCTCGCACCTGACGCTCACAATCGGGTTCGGACCCACCCTGTTCAGCACGAGCGCGGGGGCGGATCGGTTCGGCCTCGCCGCGCGGAAACCCCACGCGCTGAGGGATATTCCGAAATTCACCCGCGACGCGCTGGATCCGGCACGGTCCGGGGGCGACATCGCGATTCAAGCGTGCGCCGACGACCCGCAAGTCGCCGTCCACGCGATCCGAAACCTGGCCCGCGCCGGATTCGGAGTCGTGTCGGTGCGGTGGTCCCAACTCGGCTTCGGCCGCACGTCCTCCACATCGACTCAGCAGACGACACCGCGCAACCTGTTCGGCTTCAAGGACGGCACCCGCAACATCAAAAGCGAAGACCACGAAGCGGTCTCACGTTTCGTATGGGTGGATCCCCACGACGACCAAGCATGGATGGGCGGCGGCTCCTATCTGGTGGCACGCCGCATCCAGATGCTGATCGAACCCTGGGACCGCACCAGCCTGCACGAGCAACAACGGGTGATCGGCCGGTCCAAAGACACCGGTGCGCCACTCGGCGGCACGCACGAGTTCGACGAACTGGATCTGCAATCGGCCGGGCCCACCGGTCCGCTGATCGATACCGACGCTCACGTGCGCCTCGCCTCGGCCGAAGCGCTCGGCGGCATCCAAATCCTTCGCCGCGGATACAACTTCACCGACGGATCCGACGGATTCGGGCACCTGGACGCGGGACTGTTCTTCATCGCCTATTGCCGCAATCCGCACACCCAATTCGTGCCGATGCAGGAAAACTTGTCACGCAACGACGCGATGAACGAATACATCAAGCACGTCGGCTCTGCGGTTTTTGCTGTCCCACCAGGGGCTGGTTCCGGCGAGTATTGGGGATCGACCTTGTTCGCATCCTGA
- a CDS encoding MFS transporter — protein sequence MTAIRTDDSTAIDPHGTGGMFSSLTVPNYRYYFAGQVVSNTGTWMQRIAQDWLVLGLTGSSFAVGITTAMQFLPMLLFGLYGGVIADRFPKRGLLILTQAAMGVLAAILAVLTLTGSVEVWHVYLLALLLGMVTVVDNPTRQSFVPEIVGTERLRNAVSLNSANFQAARLIGPAVAGALIAAVGSGWAFVINACSFAAVIAGLLAMRTSQLRPVPRLVRRKGQLREGLRYVSGQPQLLWPIVMVGFIGTFGYNFPTVLSGFAYHVFDVDAGKYGLLNTALAAGSLAGALLASRRGRVRLQMLVATAIGFGLLEAVTAFAPDYWLFAALLTVVGLLGLTFNTSGNSMVQLATDPAMRGRVMSLYMMVFTGGTPIGGPIVGWITEQFGPRIGLFACGTVSAASAALIGAVIARSAGLSLRITGRRVSLVPRADLAPTTGTE from the coding sequence TTGACCGCGATCCGCACCGACGACTCCACCGCTATCGATCCCCACGGTACGGGCGGGATGTTCTCCTCTCTCACCGTCCCGAACTATCGCTACTACTTCGCCGGTCAGGTGGTGTCCAATACCGGCACCTGGATGCAGCGGATCGCCCAGGACTGGCTGGTACTAGGTCTCACCGGCAGCTCGTTCGCCGTCGGCATCACCACCGCCATGCAGTTCCTGCCGATGCTGCTGTTCGGTCTCTACGGCGGTGTCATCGCCGACCGCTTCCCCAAGCGCGGACTGCTGATCCTCACGCAGGCCGCGATGGGCGTGCTCGCCGCGATACTCGCGGTGCTCACCCTCACCGGCTCGGTCGAGGTCTGGCACGTGTACCTGCTGGCACTGCTGCTGGGCATGGTGACCGTGGTCGACAACCCGACCCGGCAGTCGTTCGTCCCGGAGATCGTCGGCACCGAGCGGCTGCGCAACGCCGTCAGCCTGAACTCCGCGAACTTCCAGGCCGCCCGGCTGATCGGCCCGGCCGTCGCCGGAGCGCTGATCGCCGCGGTCGGCTCCGGCTGGGCCTTCGTGATCAACGCCTGTTCCTTCGCCGCGGTGATCGCCGGGCTGCTGGCCATGCGCACGTCGCAGCTGCGACCGGTGCCGCGGCTGGTCCGGCGGAAAGGTCAACTGCGCGAGGGGCTTCGGTATGTGAGCGGCCAACCGCAACTGCTCTGGCCGATCGTCATGGTCGGGTTCATCGGCACGTTCGGTTACAACTTTCCGACCGTTCTATCGGGTTTCGCCTATCACGTCTTCGACGTCGACGCCGGGAAGTACGGACTGCTCAACACCGCACTGGCGGCGGGATCGCTCGCGGGAGCCCTGCTGGCCAGCCGCCGCGGGCGGGTGCGCTTGCAGATGCTGGTCGCCACCGCCATCGGCTTCGGACTCCTCGAGGCGGTGACCGCCTTCGCCCCGGACTACTGGCTCTTCGCCGCCCTGCTGACGGTGGTGGGCCTGCTCGGGCTCACCTTCAACACCTCCGGCAATTCGATGGTGCAGCTGGCGACCGATCCGGCCATGCGAGGCCGGGTGATGTCGCTGTACATGATGGTCTTCACCGGCGGCACCCCGATCGGCGGTCCCATCGTGGGCTGGATCACCGAGCAGTTCGGGCCCCGGATCGGCCTGTTCGCCTGCGGTACGGTCTCCGCGGCCTCCGCGGCACTCATCGGGGCCGTCATCGCGCGCTCCGCCGGGCTCAGTCTGCGAATCACGGGCAGGCGGGTGTCATTGGTTCCACGTGCCGACCTGGCGCCGACAACCGGAACCGAGTAG
- a CDS encoding response regulator transcription factor, with amino-acid sequence MRVLVVDDEVLLAATLGRGLRAEGFVVEIAHDGVDGLGLAASGDFDVIVLDIMLPGLNGYEVVRELRRRRVWTPVLMLSAKDGDYDMVDAFDLGADDYLIKPFSQIVLTARLRALQRRGSTERPTVITVGDLSLDPARHRVHRGEQLVELTPREFAVLEYLMRHPGDVVSKTDILRSVWDTNYDGDANVVEIYIGYLRRKIDTPFGRRSIETVRGVGYRLGET; translated from the coding sequence GTGCGCGTCCTCGTGGTCGACGACGAGGTGCTGCTGGCCGCGACCTTGGGGCGGGGACTGCGGGCCGAGGGATTCGTCGTGGAGATCGCTCACGACGGTGTCGACGGGCTCGGTCTCGCCGCGAGCGGCGACTTCGACGTGATCGTGCTCGACATCATGCTGCCGGGCCTCAACGGCTACGAAGTCGTTCGTGAACTGCGTCGCCGCCGCGTCTGGACGCCGGTGCTGATGCTGTCGGCCAAGGACGGCGACTACGACATGGTCGACGCGTTCGACCTGGGCGCCGACGATTACCTGATCAAGCCGTTCTCCCAGATCGTGCTCACCGCTCGGCTGCGCGCTCTGCAGCGCCGCGGCAGTACCGAGCGCCCGACCGTGATCACGGTCGGCGACCTGTCCCTGGACCCGGCCCGGCACCGTGTGCACCGCGGCGAACAACTCGTCGAGCTGACCCCGCGCGAGTTCGCGGTCCTCGAGTATCTGATGCGCCACCCCGGCGATGTCGTCAGCAAGACCGACATCCTGCGCTCGGTGTGGGACACCAACTACGACGGCGATGCCAATGTCGTCGAGATCTACATCGGCTATCTGCGCCGCAAGATCGACACACCGTTCGGACGCCGCAGCATCGAAACCGTCCGCGGCGTCGGCTACCGCCTCGGCGAGACGTGA
- a CDS encoding GPP34 family phosphoprotein: protein MNHHRPGPGFPAAGQSTHTTEAAMPSVSEDLLWLLLDDVTGRLLTDRRTTGRALIVAARDDMGGDVEQARSTVASARRLRRSLDALHSAGRVRRCGIRLGGVVPYTVWPTVDPAGKRVVRATLERALFDARPPGDGTRTLIAVLHAVDALWLQCPRWSRRETDYWARQFVAQHEDCGELAESLHALDREALADAFSFGARPLFVPRSGPR from the coding sequence ATGAACCACCACCGTCCTGGACCAGGGTTCCCGGCCGCCGGGCAGTCCACGCACACCACCGAGGCGGCGATGCCCTCGGTGTCGGAGGATCTGCTGTGGTTGCTGCTCGACGATGTCACCGGCCGCCTGCTGACGGACCGGCGGACCACCGGCCGGGCACTGATCGTGGCCGCCCGCGACGACATGGGCGGCGATGTCGAGCAGGCCCGGTCGACAGTCGCGTCGGCACGGCGGCTTCGCCGGTCGCTGGATGCGCTGCACAGCGCCGGTCGTGTGCGCCGCTGCGGTATCCGGCTCGGTGGTGTTGTCCCGTATACGGTATGGCCCACCGTGGATCCGGCCGGAAAGCGGGTCGTGCGCGCCACACTGGAGCGGGCGCTGTTCGATGCTCGGCCGCCCGGGGACGGGACCCGCACGCTGATCGCCGTTCTGCACGCGGTCGATGCCCTGTGGTTACAGTGCCCGAGGTGGTCCCGTCGCGAAACTGATTACTGGGCAAGGCAATTCGTCGCACAGCATGAGGACTGCGGTGAACTGGCCGAATCGCTGCACGCCCTCGATCGGGAGGCGCTCGCCGACGCTTTCAGCTTCGGCGCCCGCCCACTGTTCGTGCCTCGTTCCGGCCCGCGATGA
- a CDS encoding ABC transporter ATP-binding protein: protein MTAQRPGPAPGTTGVEQDEAPAFRFEGLTKRFGTFTAVDGIDLSIPPRSFFGLVGPNGAGKTTLLSMAVGLIRPDAGTSAVHGDDVWQDPIAAKTALGVLAESEFLPPRLSGSELLTYIGLLRGLPEQVVRERSRELLRALDLGGAGGSVLADYSTGMRKKIALAVALLHGPRVLVLDEPFESVDPVSAATIRSILDGFRAAGGTIVFSSHVMALVETLCDHVAVLADGRVVSAGTLDEVRGGRTLDDAFAEMVGATRATRTLSWFTS, encoded by the coding sequence ATGACAGCACAGCGACCGGGTCCGGCGCCCGGGACAACCGGCGTCGAGCAGGACGAGGCTCCCGCATTCCGATTCGAGGGCCTCACCAAACGATTCGGGACCTTCACCGCGGTGGACGGCATCGATCTGAGCATCCCGCCGCGATCGTTCTTCGGCCTGGTCGGCCCGAACGGCGCGGGCAAGACGACCCTGCTGTCGATGGCGGTCGGGCTGATCCGACCCGACGCGGGAACATCGGCCGTCCACGGAGACGATGTCTGGCAGGACCCGATCGCGGCGAAGACGGCGCTGGGGGTGCTCGCCGAATCGGAGTTCCTGCCGCCGCGGCTGTCCGGATCGGAACTGCTGACCTACATCGGATTACTGCGTGGCCTGCCCGAACAGGTCGTGCGGGAACGTTCGCGGGAGCTGCTGCGGGCACTCGACCTCGGCGGCGCGGGCGGTTCGGTGCTCGCCGACTATTCGACCGGCATGCGCAAGAAGATCGCGCTGGCGGTGGCGCTGCTGCACGGCCCGCGGGTCCTGGTCCTCGACGAACCGTTCGAGTCGGTCGATCCGGTGTCCGCGGCGACGATCCGGTCCATTCTCGACGGCTTCCGCGCCGCGGGCGGGACGATCGTCTTCTCCAGTCACGTCATGGCATTGGTCGAGACCCTGTGCGACCACGTGGCGGTGCTGGCCGACGGGCGAGTGGTGTCGGCGGGGACGCTCGACGAGGTGCGCGGCGGACGGACCCTCGACGACGCGTTCGCCGAGATGGTCGGTGCGACCCGGGCGACGAGGACGCTGTCGTGGTTCACATCCTGA
- a CDS encoding sensor histidine kinase, with the protein MRRPKWASGHLTAFWPPSRWGLRLRSALMATAVITVVLGFGATLMLWLLYRSLIDTVDSAAVARLDDITAQLRTTPPSTLNTALLAPNGYVDIVEISDHSGRLLRSSARTGEHPPLVPHGETVVGQSLGGDSDLRLSARTVDTPFGRITVMVAANIEPVEDTLEEVAIALAIGAPIVVIVAAGATYALVGRSLRSVEAIRSRVAGIGSTDLSERVPVPPAHDEVARLAATMNEMLGRIEAGHIAQRRFLSDASHELRSPLATVLGGLELARDHPRAFDTDLAAETLLPEADRMRYLIDDLLILAAADENGLTVHPTDVDLDDVAADALDAVRGRDGVTVTKDLRPARIRGDARSLTRVARNLLGNAFTHTRSVVEIRTRQTPTRAELVVDDDGPGIPVAERERVFERFVRLQDDRSRDSGGTGLGLAIVAEIVAAHHGTVAIEDSPYGGTRVVVALPPPT; encoded by the coding sequence ATGCGGCGGCCGAAGTGGGCCAGCGGGCACCTCACCGCGTTCTGGCCGCCGTCGCGGTGGGGACTGCGGCTGCGGTCGGCGCTGATGGCCACCGCCGTCATCACCGTGGTGCTGGGGTTCGGCGCCACGCTCATGTTGTGGCTGCTGTACCGCTCACTGATCGACACCGTCGACAGCGCCGCCGTCGCCCGGCTCGACGACATCACCGCCCAGCTGCGCACCACCCCGCCCAGCACATTGAACACCGCGCTCCTGGCGCCGAACGGCTACGTCGACATCGTCGAAATCTCCGACCATTCCGGCCGGTTGCTCCGGTCCTCGGCCCGCACGGGAGAGCATCCGCCGCTCGTGCCGCACGGTGAGACCGTGGTCGGCCAGTCGCTCGGCGGCGATTCGGATCTGCGCCTGTCGGCCCGCACGGTCGATACGCCGTTCGGACGGATCACGGTGATGGTCGCGGCCAATATCGAACCGGTCGAAGACACGCTGGAGGAGGTGGCGATCGCGCTGGCCATCGGCGCCCCGATCGTCGTGATCGTCGCCGCCGGGGCGACCTACGCGCTGGTCGGCCGGTCACTGCGATCGGTGGAGGCGATCCGGTCCCGGGTCGCCGGAATCGGCAGCACCGACCTATCCGAACGGGTGCCCGTGCCGCCCGCCCACGACGAGGTCGCCCGGCTGGCCGCCACCATGAACGAGATGCTCGGCCGCATCGAGGCCGGGCACATCGCCCAGCGCCGCTTCCTGTCCGACGCCTCCCACGAACTGCGCAGCCCGCTGGCCACCGTTCTCGGCGGTCTGGAGCTGGCCCGCGACCATCCGCGCGCGTTCGACACCGACCTCGCCGCCGAGACGCTGCTCCCGGAGGCCGATCGGATGCGCTACCTCATCGACGATCTGCTCATTCTCGCCGCCGCCGACGAGAACGGGCTCACCGTCCACCCCACCGACGTCGACCTCGACGACGTCGCCGCCGACGCCCTCGACGCCGTGCGCGGCCGCGACGGCGTCACGGTGACCAAGGATCTGCGTCCCGCGCGGATCCGCGGCGACGCGAGATCGCTCACCCGGGTGGCGCGCAACCTGCTCGGCAACGCCTTCACCCACACCCGCTCCGTCGTCGAGATACGCACCCGGCAGACACCGACCCGCGCCGAACTCGTCGTAGACGACGACGGGCCGGGAATTCCGGTCGCCGAACGTGAGCGGGTGTTCGAACGATTCGTCCGCCTGCAGGACGACCGCAGCCGCGACAGCGGCGGCACCGGACTCGGACTGGCGATCGTCGCCGAAATCGTTGCCGCACACCACGGCACGGTCGCCATCGAGGATTCTCCGTACGGCGGAACCCGGGTCGTGGTGGCCCTTCCACCGCCGACCTGA